Below is a genomic region from Isosphaeraceae bacterium EP7.
CCTCGCCTCCAAGGAAGCGATCGTTGAGGCGATCAACCGTTATTACGGCAAGACTTCCTCGGAGACCGAGTCGGTCGACTCCATGCTCCAGGAGTTCACCGACACGGCGATCGACTACGACGACTCCGACGCCGGGGCGACCAAGAGTTCAGCCAACCGGCTCGAGGCCAATGACGCCCCGGTCATCAAGCTCGTGCACCTGATCATTCAGGAAGCGATCGTGAGCCGGGCCTCCGATATTCACATCGAGCCGTTCTCCGACCGCGTCCGGATCCGCTACCGCATCGACGGGGTGCTGACCGAACGTGAGTCGGCCCCCCGTCGGCTCCTGTCGTCGATGATCAGTCGCCTCAAGATCATGGGGTCGATCGACATCGCCGAACGTCGTCGACCGCAGGACGGGCGAATCAAGATCTTCGCCGGCGGCAAGGATGTCGACCTGCGTGTGAGCATCCTCCCAACCAACCACGGCCAGTCAGTGGTCATGCGCATCCTCGACCGCGACAACATCAAGGTCGGCCTGAGAGATCTCGGGTTCGGCGAAGAGGACTGGAAGCGCTTCAGCCAGCTCATCAAGCGCCCCAACGGCATCTTGCTCGTCACCGGCCCCACCGGGTCGGGAAAGACGACGACGCTCTACGCAGCCTTGAACGAGTTGAATCGCCCCGACGTCAAGATCATCACCGCCGAAGACCCGATCGAGTATTACCTCCCTGGCGTAAACCAGTGCGAGGTGAAAGCCAAGATCGGGATGACCTTCGCCCGGATCATCCGGGCCATGCTCCGGCAAAATCCGAACATCCTGCTCGTCGGAGAAATTCGCGATGAAGAGACCGCAAACACGGCAATTCAGGCCTCACTGACAGGACACTTGGTTTTCAGTACGCTGCACACGAACGATGCCCCGAGCGCTGTTACGAGACTGGTCGATATTGGTGTTCAACCGTTCTTGGTCGCGAGTTCGGTGATGGCGATCATGGCCCAGCGCCTCGTTCGCAAAATCTGCCCCAAATGCAAGCAGCGTTACGAGCCTTCCGCGTCGCTTCTAGAGTCGATCGGCCTCAAGCCGGAGATCGCCAAGAAGGCGAACTTCATGAAGGGCAAGGGTTGCAGCAACTGCAACAAGAGCGGGTATCGGGGCCGCATGGGTATCTACGAATTGATGGTGATGAGCAGCCAGATTCGCGAGCTAACCTTCAAGGGAGAGTCCACCCAGGCCCTGCGTAAGGTCGCACGGAAACAGGGGATGCGCTCCCTCTTCGAGGATGGGATGGTTAAGGCCATCAAGGGTCAAACCACGATCGAAGAGATCCTGCGCATCACTCACAAAGAGAAGGTCGAATAAGGCCTTCAATCGCAGGCCGGGCGAGTCTTCTCTCCAGGGAGAGACGTTCGCCCGGTGGTGCGGCACCGTTCTCGACCGGACGCCCTTGAATGCCGATCTTCTCGATTCCCGGCCCAGGCAAATGCATGCTCGGAACGTGTCCAAACCCGTTCTGAGTCTGTTTTTTGCTTGATTCGACATGCTGTCGATCGAATAAATAGGTTGAACCCACCCCGCAATCGGTCGACGCAACTCTCAACTGAGAATGATGGAAGTTGCGGACACCTGGTTTGCGGGACTGAGTCAACCCTTCCCCACCCCTACACAAACCAGCCTGCTCGCTTCGGGCGTTCGCCGCCGGAGGCTGGACGGGAGGACTGACTCGACATGGGTACGCTGCTCATCGACAAGCTGCTGCAGACCGTCTGCACCCAGAAGGCGAGTGACCTTCACCTGACCGTCGGCAGCCAACCTATGCTCAGGCTCCACGGCCACATGAGGCCGCTGGCGACGAAGGTGCTCGAGGCGGCCGATACCGTCGCCCTGATGAAGAGCATCACGCCCGAGCGGTGCCAGCAGGAATTGCAGGAAGTGGGGGGGACCGACTTCGGCTTCGCCTTCGGCGAGATGGCCAGGTTCCGCGTCGCCGTCTACAAGCAACGCGGCAACATCGGCCTGGTGTTGCGGCGGGTCCCGAACGAGTTCCTCACCTTCGAGCAGCTCGGCCTGCCGACGGTGATGGAGCAGCTGATCCAGCGTCCTCGCGGGCTCATCCTCGTCACCGGGCCGACCGGCTCGGGCAAGACGACGAGCCTGGCGAGCATGATCAACTGGATCAACAACAACATGGACCGCCACATCATCACGATCGAAGACCCGATCGAATACTTCCACAAGCACAACAAGTCGCTGGTCAATCAGCGCGAGATCGGCATCGACGTCCCCGACTTCCCCGAGGCCATCCGCCGGGCCCTGCGTATGGACCCCGACATCATCCTCGTCGGCGAAATGCGCGACCTGGCGACGATCCAGGCGGCCATCACCGCGGCCGAGACCGGCCACATCGTCTTCGGCACCCTGCACACCAACTCCGCCGAAGGCACCGTCAACCGGATCATCGACGTCTTCCCGCAGGAGCAGCAGGACCAGATCCGCACCCAGCTGTCGGTGGCCATCCTCGGCATCCTCGCCCAGGCCCTCCTGCCGCGCAAGCCCAAGGGCCTGGTCGCCGCCTACGAGATGCTCGTCATCACCCCGGCCATCTCGAACCTCATCCGCGAGAACAAGACCTACCGCATCGACAGCTCGATCCAGACCGGCAAGAAGCACGGGATGATCCTGCTGGACGACAGCCTCTTCAACCTCTGGAAGCAGGGGCTCGTCGAGGAGGAGGAAGTCCTCTACAAATCCCGCAAGGTCAACGAGCTCCGCGAGCGGATCGAGCTGGCCAAGAAGGGGATCTTCGAGGACGAGCCCGACGAGGACGAGGAAGAAGCCCCGCAGAAGAAGAAGTGATTTCATGATCCTGCGTCACGCACGCCATCTGGCGGCGTAACATTCGGCGGACGCCGCGCGGCGACGACCCGATCGGGTCCCCGGCGGCGACGCCCACCTTTCGCCCGTCTTTCCCTTCGTCCACCACCGTCTCGCGACCTGCCCCCGGAAGGATTGTGCTCCCATGGCACGTCTCGGCATGATCCTGGTCGACCTCGGCTACCTCGACGAGGAAGCCATCTTCAAGGTCAAGGATGAGCAGGATAAGAGCCCTGCGCAAGAGCTGTTCGGCAAGGTCGCCATCCGCATGGGCCTGGTCACCGAAGAGCAGGTCCTCAAGGCGCTGGCCGAGCAGTTCGGGATGAAGATCGTCCGGCTGGCCGACATGACCATCCCGAGCGACCTCGTCGACGTGGTCAACGAGACCATGGCGACCTCATTCAAGGTCGTGCCGATCTCGCAGAACAAGAAGGACAAGTCGATCACGGTGGCGACGGCCGACCCCCAGAATCAGGCCATCGACAGCATGGGCCCGTTCCTGGGCGTGCCCGTCAAGGGGGTCCTGACCACCGAGTCGGAGATCGCCGCGGCGACGACCAGGCTCTACGCCGGCAAGCAGGAGTCGATCCAGGACGTCGTCCGCCAGATCGAGATGGACAAGGGGCTCTCCCAGTTCGCATCTCGTAATGAGAATACGATCGACCTGGAGGCCATCGAGGAGATGGCCGACGCGGCACCGGTGCGCAAGCTGCTGAACATGGTCCTGCTGATGGCCATCCGCGACAAGGCGTCGGACATTCACTTCGAGCCATTCGAAGATGAATACAAGATGCGTTATCGCGTGGACGGCATCCTCTACGAGCTGGTGCCGCCGCCCCGCCACCTCGCGCCCGCCATCTCCAGCCGCATCAAGGTCATGTCGAACCTGGACATCGCCGAGCGTCGGCTCCCCCAGGACGGCCGGATCGAGCTGGCCATCGGCGGCAACTCGGTCGACATCCGCGTGAGCACGCTGCCGACGATGTTCGGCGAGAGCGTCGTGCTGCGGATCCTCGACCGGACCGTGGTCAACCTCGACCTGGCCAAGATCGGAATGGCCGATGACCTGCTCGCCAGGTGGCGTGAGGTGATCCACAAGCCCAACGGCATCATCCTCGTCACCGGCCCCACCTCCTCGGGCAAGACGACCACGCTGTACGCCACGCTCAATGAGCTGAACAGCGTCAAGGAGAAGATCATCACCACCGAGGAGCCCGTCGAATACGACATCGACGGCCTCGTCCAGGTGCCGATCAACCCCGAGATCGGCGTCACCTTCGGCGCCTGCCTGCGGGCCATCCTGCGGCAGGACCCCGACAAGATCCTCGTCGGCGAGACCCGCGACCTGGAGACCGCCGAGATCTCCATCCAGGCGTCGCTGACCGGCCACATCGTCTTCACCACCCTGCACACCAACGACGCCCCGTCGGCCATCACGCGGCTCCGCGACATGGGCGTGGCCACGTTCCTCATCACCGCCACCATCGAGGCCGTGCTCGCCCAGCGGCTCGTCCGCAAGATCTGCAGCAACTGCAAGACCGAGTTCAGCCCCAGCCAGGAGGTGACCATGGAGCTGGGGATGGACGCCGAGGAGGCCGCCACCAAGAAGTTCTTCTACGGCCGCGGCTGCGAGAAGTGCAACAACACCGGCTACAAGGGCCGCATGGGCCTGTATGAGCTGCTCGTCATGAACGAGGAGCTGCGGGAGATGATCGTCCGCGAGACCTCGCTCGACGAGTTCCGCGAGTCGTGCCGCAAGTTCGGCATGCGGACCCTCCGCGAGTCGGGCCTGATCGCCATCCACGCGGGCCAGACTTCCATCGAGGAAGTCATCCGCGAGACCATGCTCGACGACATCTGATCGCCGGCCATCGACACCCAAGGGCTGACCGGGTCGCGCACCGCCGCGGGCCCACGCCAGGACACGCTCGGGACACACATCGGACGCGACACGGGAGGCCCCGCAGATGCCGACATTCCAGTATGAAGCGATGGACCGGACGGGCCGCGAGGTCAAGGACTCGATCGACGCGTCGACGCAGGAAGAGGCCCAGCAGCTCATCCGCCAGAAGGGCTTCTTCGTCACCAAGATCAGCGAGCGGGCCAAGGGTGCCAAGGCCGCCAAGAAGCCGGTGAAGAAGGGGGGCCGCAAGAAGAAGCGGTCCTTCACCATCGGCCGGATCTCGACGAAGCAGCTCTGCACATTCACACGCCAGCTCTCCACCCTCCAAGACGCCGGCCTGCCGATCTTGCGCAGTCTGAAGATCCTCGAGGGGCAGTGCAAGCCGGGCGTGCTGAAGAACGCGCTGGGCGAGGTGGTCGAGGATATCGAGAGCGGCCAGACGCTGTCGGAAGCCTTCGCCAAGCACCCCAAGGCGTTCGACAAGCTCTACTGCAACATGATCAAGGCCGGCGAGGCGGGCGGTGCCCTGGAGGCGATCCTCCAACGCCTGGCCGACTTCAAGGAGAAGTCGCAGACGTTGAAGCGACGCATCAAGGCGGCGATGGTCTACCCCGTCGTCGTGATCACCGTCGCCTGCGTCATCGTCGGCTTCATCCTCTACTTCATCATCCCCAAGTTCGAGTCCATCTTCAAAGACTTCGGCGTGTCGCTGCCCAAGATGACCATCTTCCTCATCTCGGCCAGCCACATCATCATCGACAAATTCTACCTCGTGATGCTCACGCCGTTCTTCATCGTGGTGGTCATCAAGCTCATCTATCGAATGCAAACCGGGGCCTATGTGCTGGACTGGATCCTGCTGAGGATCCCCGTCATGGGCTCAATCGCCGAGAAGGCCACCGTCGCACGCACGATGCGCACCCTGGGGACCCTGGTCCAGTCGGGCGTGCCGATCCTCGAGTCGCTGAACATCGTCCGAGACACCGCCGGCAATGCGGTCTTCGAACGGGCGTTCACCCGGATCTACGACTCGATCCGCGAGGGCGAGACGATCGCCCAGCCGCTCCGCGAGTCACGGATCGTCGATGACATCGTCGTGAATATGATCGACGTCGGCGAGGAGACCGGTGACCTCGACTCGATGCTCAACAAGATCGCCGACAACTACGATGAAGAGGTCGAGACGGCCGTCGAGAGCCTCGTCAGCCTGCTCGAGCCGATCATGATCGTCGTCCTCGGCGGCATCATCGGCTTCATCGTCATCGCCCTCTTCCTCCCCTTGATCTCGCTCATCGAGAAGCTCTCCGGCTGATCGAAGCCGCAGATCGGGGCACAGCCCGAGCCGTCAATCGTGTCCGTCTCAGCCCGGCTTGGCCGGGCTCGATGGGCCAGCCGGGGAAGCTGCCGACCCGGCCTGCCTTGCCAGCTCAGTTCCGTTCCGCTCACGTCGTTGCGACACACCGACCGAAGCCCCAAGACGAAGTGG
It encodes:
- a CDS encoding GspE/PulE family protein, with translation MAKQSRDWSDILMRRGAVGPDQIKEAQRMSTVPMEDALVKLGYVEWDDIMKAKAEHSGYPFVDLHEIEIPASIVERVPESIARENSVMPLSEENGTIRVIMHDPMDFETVDKLRFVLNREIEVALASKEAIVEAINRYYGKTSSETESVDSMLQEFTDTAIDYDDSDAGATKSSANRLEANDAPVIKLVHLIIQEAIVSRASDIHIEPFSDRVRIRYRIDGVLTERESAPRRLLSSMISRLKIMGSIDIAERRRPQDGRIKIFAGGKDVDLRVSILPTNHGQSVVMRILDRDNIKVGLRDLGFGEEDWKRFSQLIKRPNGILLVTGPTGSGKTTTLYAALNELNRPDVKIITAEDPIEYYLPGVNQCEVKAKIGMTFARIIRAMLRQNPNILLVGEIRDEETANTAIQASLTGHLVFSTLHTNDAPSAVTRLVDIGVQPFLVASSVMAIMAQRLVRKICPKCKQRYEPSASLLESIGLKPEIAKKANFMKGKGCSNCNKSGYRGRMGIYELMVMSSQIRELTFKGESTQALRKVARKQGMRSLFEDGMVKAIKGQTTIEEILRITHKEKVE
- a CDS encoding PilT/PilU family type 4a pilus ATPase; this translates as MGTLLIDKLLQTVCTQKASDLHLTVGSQPMLRLHGHMRPLATKVLEAADTVALMKSITPERCQQELQEVGGTDFGFAFGEMARFRVAVYKQRGNIGLVLRRVPNEFLTFEQLGLPTVMEQLIQRPRGLILVTGPTGSGKTTSLASMINWINNNMDRHIITIEDPIEYFHKHNKSLVNQREIGIDVPDFPEAIRRALRMDPDIILVGEMRDLATIQAAITAAETGHIVFGTLHTNSAEGTVNRIIDVFPQEQQDQIRTQLSVAILGILAQALLPRKPKGLVAAYEMLVITPAISNLIRENKTYRIDSSIQTGKKHGMILLDDSLFNLWKQGLVEEEEVLYKSRKVNELRERIELAKKGIFEDEPDEDEEEAPQKKK
- a CDS encoding ATPase, T2SS/T4P/T4SS family, producing the protein MARLGMILVDLGYLDEEAIFKVKDEQDKSPAQELFGKVAIRMGLVTEEQVLKALAEQFGMKIVRLADMTIPSDLVDVVNETMATSFKVVPISQNKKDKSITVATADPQNQAIDSMGPFLGVPVKGVLTTESEIAAATTRLYAGKQESIQDVVRQIEMDKGLSQFASRNENTIDLEAIEEMADAAPVRKLLNMVLLMAIRDKASDIHFEPFEDEYKMRYRVDGILYELVPPPRHLAPAISSRIKVMSNLDIAERRLPQDGRIELAIGGNSVDIRVSTLPTMFGESVVLRILDRTVVNLDLAKIGMADDLLARWREVIHKPNGIILVTGPTSSGKTTTLYATLNELNSVKEKIITTEEPVEYDIDGLVQVPINPEIGVTFGACLRAILRQDPDKILVGETRDLETAEISIQASLTGHIVFTTLHTNDAPSAITRLRDMGVATFLITATIEAVLAQRLVRKICSNCKTEFSPSQEVTMELGMDAEEAATKKFFYGRGCEKCNNTGYKGRMGLYELLVMNEELREMIVRETSLDEFRESCRKFGMRTLRESGLIAIHAGQTSIEEVIRETMLDDI
- a CDS encoding type II secretion system F family protein, which translates into the protein MPTFQYEAMDRTGREVKDSIDASTQEEAQQLIRQKGFFVTKISERAKGAKAAKKPVKKGGRKKKRSFTIGRISTKQLCTFTRQLSTLQDAGLPILRSLKILEGQCKPGVLKNALGEVVEDIESGQTLSEAFAKHPKAFDKLYCNMIKAGEAGGALEAILQRLADFKEKSQTLKRRIKAAMVYPVVVITVACVIVGFILYFIIPKFESIFKDFGVSLPKMTIFLISASHIIIDKFYLVMLTPFFIVVVIKLIYRMQTGAYVLDWILLRIPVMGSIAEKATVARTMRTLGTLVQSGVPILESLNIVRDTAGNAVFERAFTRIYDSIREGETIAQPLRESRIVDDIVVNMIDVGEETGDLDSMLNKIADNYDEEVETAVESLVSLLEPIMIVVLGGIIGFIVIALFLPLISLIEKLSG